Part of the Anticarsia gemmatalis isolate Benzon Research Colony breed Stoneville strain chromosome 14, ilAntGemm2 primary, whole genome shotgun sequence genome, ATGCCGATATAGCTGTCCCCACTATGGCAAACAGTAAGATTGATCCAATATTTTGGAAGAAATTACCCTTGTGAAGATTATAGCCAGATTCAAATATAATAGGTGGCAATAGTACTAAAAAGAACGCAGTTGGAGAGAAGGCTTCCTCTTTCCTCCAATTAGCAATATTTCTGATGGACATTAAGTTGATTAACATTCCAATCAAAGCACCAAGGAAAACAATAACTACACTCTCAGGCAGGTAGGAGAACCCAGTTTGTAGCATGAGATGGATGAGTAGAATACCCAGTGCCAACACACATAGCACAAAGAATATAGCCATTGAACTGTTGTGTTCATCTTCAGCAGAACTTTTTTCGGGTAAAGGAGCAGCATCTGAAGGGCTAACGACAGACGTGTTGGGTGTCGCCGACGATGATATATTCACGAGAACTATAGACAGCAACGATTCGTTTTTTTCAGAAGCGTTGTTGGAAGATTCCGTAGAAGAACTTATATTGGAGTTAAGGATTTGGTTGTTGATAGTAGATTCACTGGAACTGGACACACTTTGTATGCTCGCTCGTTTATATCTTGATATTTCAACTTCACGATCACTGttatatttattggtaaacaCTTCCGCATGCCATGACTTAGACGGCTCAGTAATAATCGATTTATGATTGCTTATTTCATTTGAAGTAGATGAGGATTTCAGATGTTGTCCATAACAGAAactaattaaacatattatggCTATCCAAAACACATTCTTCCGTATACAAGCCATGTTTTATTGacttaaaactttatttcgGCACTTCTCATTAGGACTCAGTAATCTATACGTATGACATGGCCACTTGTAATGAGAACCTTGACGTCAAGAGTGACATTAGTGACATAGGTAGTTGTCAGATGACCAAAACGTAAATTGACATTCGAATCTCTTATCATGACTCGACATAGACAACGAGTAGAACCGTAATAAATTGAGTCGATTTTGAGCCGATACAACCGAATTAACTCTCAGGCAAAGtcatcaaaaaatattccaCAACGTCTAAAAGCGAAATTGTAACTAGGATCTTTTGTAAGCGTGATTAAGATTGTGATATCACTGATTTTATGTTCATCCGCCTGAGATTCGTCTCGAGACTTGtagttggtattttttatatctgtGTAATTTTGTTGAGTCATAAACAAATTCATAGTCATAGTCACAGAGTAGTCAAAGTCAACATGTGAGTGAATGAACAtgacgtaaacaaaataaaaatatcaaagtatgtTCCTTCGAGTTATTTAATCCTAAAGCAAATCCGATAATAGCATTACAAACGGACTTAACAAATTGTAATTAGTGTAGTGGtgtgttaattattttcatggatcgttacataataaataacacgAGACCCTGATTTTGTGCTTAAGCCAAACAAAGCGTTGTCATTAAATGCGTTTGTTTTGCTGCTGTAACGTATGACTTACATTGAAAATCTAGGTAAAActgagtttttattttatactgtactATAATCATTTGCTACACATATTACTATATATATTTATGGCTATATTATGTATAggcaaatgtttgaaaatatattatcaacaaTGTTTTGGCGTCTTCAATCTTGACATTACGTTACTCTGATGTACTGTTTATTGATTACAATACAAACAACTTGAATCAAAGTGTATTTTGATCGCGTGACATTAggtaaattaatacatttttaagctATGCTTTTTACTTTACAGAAAAATTACCATGGAGAAAGACGACCTACTGTTGGGAGTTGAAATGGGGAGGCTTGAAATAGAaccagttaaaataaataagaatagaaATAGCGAAAACCCATTTATAAACCTATTGCAGAAAAGGAATTTCTTCAAAAGTCCTGTACTTCCAAAGGAGTCAAAATGTACTTGTAGTGTACAAAAAAAGACAAAACCTTCTGGAATACACAAAAAGAAACACAACAAGATACTTAAAGAaccaatactaaaaatattaaagaattgtggaaataatagtattattttggAAGCCGAGGAATGTCAAGAGTCgtctaagaaaaatatttcagatattGTGAGATGTGACCCATTAAATTTATGTACACTTGTTCACAACTGTAATCAATTAACCATATCATCTAACTCAAATGAACAAAACTCGTCGGGTACTGATGTTAATTCTGACAGGTGG contains:
- the LOC142978123 gene encoding uncharacterized protein LOC142978123 translates to MEKDDLLLGVEMGRLEIEPVKINKNRNSENPFINLLQKRNFFKSPVLPKESKCTCSVQKKTKPSGIHKKKHNKILKEPILKILKNCGNNSIILEAEECQESSKKNISDIVRCDPLNLCTLVHNCNQLTISSNSNEQNSSGTDVNSDRWWKDEPSCSQESKEIKPQSSRSGTCSQQALNPPCDVTIDELASYFETLVHIPKKMSSMAEMMYI